From Streptomyces sp. TLI_105, the proteins below share one genomic window:
- a CDS encoding ATP-binding cassette domain-containing protein, with amino-acid sequence MTEQSPALQLCHVGTDGAVGAEPGYVIENVSFACDGGTWTALAGPAAAGKTGVLRCAAGLEPVTTGEVRLAEGLRLAHVGLLPVPEQAATIGTLASGLGPMPAGAAEVVRDALRRLDLWEERDIPVRELTGDRQRVAAVVAAVSGAPDVLLADDLTVGLPPATAAGVLDMVRELVDRQGLCVVASATDLASLERADAVVLLAEGRVVETRVMP; translated from the coding sequence ATGACCGAACAGAGTCCGGCTCTGCAGCTATGTCATGTCGGCACGGACGGCGCCGTGGGCGCCGAACCCGGATACGTGATCGAGAACGTGTCCTTCGCGTGCGACGGCGGCACCTGGACGGCGCTGGCCGGACCGGCCGCCGCGGGCAAGACCGGCGTGCTGCGGTGCGCCGCCGGTCTGGAACCGGTGACGACGGGCGAGGTCCGTCTCGCCGAGGGCCTCCGGCTCGCGCACGTCGGTCTCCTGCCGGTGCCGGAGCAGGCGGCGACGATCGGCACGCTCGCCTCGGGGCTCGGCCCGATGCCGGCCGGAGCGGCGGAGGTGGTGCGGGACGCGCTGCGCCGGCTGGACCTCTGGGAGGAGCGGGACATTCCCGTACGCGAACTGACGGGGGATCGGCAGCGGGTGGCCGCGGTCGTGGCCGCGGTCTCCGGCGCCCCCGACGTGCTGCTCGCCGACGACCTCACCGTCGGCCTTCCGCCCGCCACCGCGGCGGGGGTCCTGGACATGGTGCGCGAGTTGGTGGACCGGCAGGGGCTCTGTGTCGTGGCCTCGGCCACGGACCTGGCCTCTCTCGAACGGGCCGACGCGGTGGTGCTGCTCGCCGAGGGCCGTGTGGTCGAGACGCGGGTCATGCCGTAG
- a CDS encoding sensor histidine kinase, which yields MRRSWAEWHRQRAGRLLGRPVREQSIDLSRHLYWLALHVTLGIACGLATVICVGNALMIVATPLLAWAFPAQGRPKTVLDIPVAGWQEAATGPSVGSVLFAVGCLALPPLATGYARLTLAVLAPSRTRLLADRVAALTRTRIDAIEAHGAELRRIERDLHDGTQARLVAVAMRLAVARQCLDRDLSTVARMLREATDVTEEAMVELREVLRGIYPPILADRGLRGALRTVAARGGVPVSIDIGELHRIPAAIEAVAYFVVTEALTNVAKHSRATEAALRVWRVEDVLTVVVTDNGVGGARENAGSGLAGLRGRAQALDGRVTVVSPAGGPTTITVELPCG from the coding sequence ATGCGTCGGTCGTGGGCCGAGTGGCACCGGCAGCGGGCCGGCCGCCTGTTGGGCCGCCCGGTCCGCGAGCAGAGCATCGACCTCTCCCGTCATCTGTACTGGCTCGCCCTGCACGTGACCTTGGGCATCGCCTGCGGGCTCGCCACGGTCATCTGCGTCGGCAACGCGCTGATGATCGTGGCGACTCCCCTGCTGGCGTGGGCGTTTCCGGCACAGGGACGTCCGAAGACGGTGCTGGACATCCCGGTGGCCGGCTGGCAGGAGGCCGCCACCGGCCCCTCGGTGGGATCCGTCCTGTTCGCCGTCGGCTGCCTGGCGCTGCCGCCGCTCGCCACGGGGTACGCCCGTCTGACCCTCGCCGTGCTCGCGCCGTCGCGCACCCGCCTGCTCGCCGACCGCGTGGCCGCGCTCACCCGCACCCGCATCGACGCGATCGAGGCGCACGGCGCCGAGCTGCGGCGGATCGAGCGCGACCTGCACGACGGCACCCAGGCACGGCTGGTGGCGGTGGCCATGCGGCTCGCGGTCGCCCGGCAGTGCCTCGACCGCGACCTGTCCACCGTCGCCCGGATGCTGCGCGAGGCGACCGACGTCACCGAGGAGGCGATGGTCGAGCTCCGCGAGGTGCTCCGCGGCATCTATCCGCCCATCCTCGCCGACCGCGGGCTGCGGGGAGCCCTGCGCACCGTCGCCGCCCGGGGCGGCGTCCCGGTCTCGATCGACATCGGCGAGCTGCACCGGATCCCGGCGGCCATCGAGGCGGTCGCCTACTTCGTGGTCACCGAGGCGCTGACGAACGTGGCCAAGCACAGCCGGGCCACGGAGGCGGCGCTGAGGGTGTGGCGCGTCGAGGACGTGCTGACGGTCGTCGTCACCGACAACGGCGTGGGCGGCGCGCGGGAGAACGCCGGCAGCGGACTGGCCGGACTCCGCGGCCGCGCGCAGGCTCTCGACGGCCGCGTCACGGTCGTCAGCCCGGCGGGCGGCCCCACCACGATCACCGTGGAGCTGCCGTGCGGATAG
- a CDS encoding helix-turn-helix transcriptional regulator — protein sequence MSEAVFALHHFGRDRARGGVGWHKFVRERLGDDLPAVGEVVSKYRVVPDLLWLLEREGADADSVPPAVRARARRLAQIVFLFCSAGILPYWSQIRARLEIERDVRGRIAITNGVEFLLAGLHPKVTWESSELRIASHTDLEITLDGRGLILSPSLFLPDKTCVLVRSERQAGVPALVFSVPLDLNDLESPSEESDVEGDRALAALVGATRAAALRALSESGTTGDLSDRLGISLSGASKQATVLREAGLITTLRNRTTATHTLTPLGLALLQRELPAELTGPSGHPGHPGHPRAREPRSVPGPRG from the coding sequence GTGTCCGAAGCGGTCTTCGCCCTCCACCACTTCGGACGCGACCGGGCGCGCGGCGGTGTCGGCTGGCACAAGTTCGTGCGCGAGCGCCTCGGCGACGACCTGCCCGCCGTGGGCGAGGTCGTGTCCAAGTACCGGGTGGTTCCCGATCTCCTGTGGCTGCTGGAGCGGGAGGGGGCGGACGCCGATTCGGTACCGCCGGCCGTGCGCGCCCGGGCCCGCCGCCTCGCCCAGATCGTCTTCCTGTTCTGCAGCGCGGGCATCCTGCCCTACTGGTCGCAGATACGGGCCCGGCTGGAGATCGAGCGCGACGTGCGCGGACGGATAGCCATCACGAACGGCGTCGAATTCCTGCTCGCGGGGCTGCACCCCAAGGTGACGTGGGAGTCCTCGGAGCTGCGCATCGCGTCCCACACCGACCTCGAGATCACCCTCGACGGGCGCGGCCTGATCCTGAGCCCCTCGCTCTTCCTCCCCGACAAGACCTGCGTGCTCGTGCGCTCCGAGCGGCAGGCCGGCGTGCCGGCGCTCGTCTTCTCCGTGCCCCTGGACCTCAACGACCTGGAGTCGCCCTCCGAGGAATCGGACGTCGAGGGCGACCGGGCGCTGGCCGCCCTGGTCGGAGCCACCCGCGCGGCGGCCCTGCGCGCGCTGTCCGAGAGCGGCACCACCGGCGATCTGTCCGACCGGCTCGGCATCTCCCTCTCCGGCGCCAGCAAGCAGGCCACCGTCCTGCGAGAGGCGGGGCTGATCACGACGCTGCGCAACCGCACCACCGCCACGCACACGCTCACTCCGCTCGGTCTGGCGCTCCTGCAGAGGGAGTTGCCCGCCGAGCTCACCGGTCCGTCGGGCCACCCGGGCCATCCGGGCCACCCACGGGCGCGCGAGCCGAGGAGCGTTCCGGGACCACGCGGCTGA